The Plasmodium vivax chromosome 13, whole genome shotgun sequence nucleotide sequence ctcctcttccgcttcctcctcctctaccgcttcctcctcctctaccgcttcctcctcctctaccgcttcctcctcctctacCGCTTCCTCTTATGCTGGTCGCCCTCCCCTTCCGTGACCGCGTGGAAACTCCCTCCTTAGCAGGGCTGCCCAATTTTcgaatgatttttttaacctccctATCGTAAGCAAACATCTTCACTTCGTTTAAGGTGCCCTTCGTGTCCTCCTCGGTTGGCGGCCCCTTCCTATTGCTAACTTGGGAATGCAAAAGGGTCATCATTTTGATAAGTGCTTGGACGTCGCTGCGGAAGTGGTTGTACTTGGTATGCAGGTTGAGCAGCTCTCCGTTTGTTCTCCCCCTCGACGAGATATTATGGGTGTCTTCTTCTCTCCTAACCGGTCCACCATTTTTCAAGTAATTTTTAATCGCAAGGGGGGTCCCCTTTCGGAGGTCTCCTTCTGCCCCTCCCCTGCTTAGTACCTCCTCCAACTGCAGCCGAACTTCGTCCGTTATTCTGTAGGCCTCCTTCACATTGGCCAATTTTTCAAAACcgctaattttattttcgagCAGTATCTGTGCTCTCCTGAGTTGCTTGTCTCTCGTGTAGACCCCTTCGTTTATGCCAGTCTGCGTGGGTGTGCTGCCGTAGTGCAACCGGAATCTTCTCCTGATGGTTTGCACCTCCTGGTAAGCGGCCTGTGCAGGGAGTGGCAGTGaaagtggaagaggaagaggaagaggaagaagaagaagaaggaatgTATACGCACGTGCGTGGAGGAGACGCACACCTAAGCGGCCGTGGCGGTGCCACGTCATATGCATGCCCCGTTTGGTAGTACCCAGTTGGGCACTCTCACAtagtgcttcccccctgccaCTCACCTGCAAACTCTCATACAAACGCTGAGCCTCCCTCTCCTGCCGCCGCACATAGCGCACGTAATAGAGGAACAAGTCCCCCCTCGTGTGATACTTGCTAACCGTCTTATTCAAATCCGCCTCCTTCAAATTTATCTCGTACCGTTTTAGCTGGTCAAAGCtactttccatttttccaccccTCAGTTGGAGGAGACTATATATGATTGCCTGGCTGAAGGTGCgggcagcttcttcttccttttgattCTCTGCGTTTAGCTTTTGCTCCTCTTCGTTTTTGGAAAGTACCTTCCTAATGATGTCCGTGCATTTGGTCGTTGCTTCCTCCGGGGGGGGTGCGCCGCTCATTTCCACGCCGCTCATTCCCACGTCGGTTATTTCAACTTCTGCACCTTTCTGCGCCTCCCCCGTGGCAGGCTCACCTGCAGGAggactcctcccccccgatgcttctcccccctcaggTCCCGCTTCAACTCCCCCCTGCCTCGCTTCTTCCACAGCGGATGTGTCTTCCTCCACCTCCACCATTTCCACAGTTCCCTCTGCTGgcccctcttcttccccatgCTGCTCCTGTTTTTCCGTTTGGCCTTCCTCCCGTTGGCCTTTTCGGCATTCCGCGGGGCCTGCTTCGTCCCCTTCGCCTGCTTTGTGTGATTCTTTcggttcctcctccttcacttctgtcacttcttccttctcttcctcctctttcacctcctcctcttcctccacttcctcaTTCACCTCCTCTTCCACCTCCTTCACTTCTGTCACTTCatccttctcttcctcctcttccacctcttctttcacctcctcctcttcctccacttcctcattcacctcctccttcacttcttcctcttccacttctttcacctcctcctcttcctccacttcctcattcacctcctccttcacttcttcctcttccacttctttcacctcctcctcttcctccacttcctcaTTCagctcctcttcctcttcctcttcttcctcctccacttcctcccattccttcccctttccgGGTGCCCCTCCACTAGGGCGAACCTCCTGGGGACAATCCGAGACGTCTGGTGTCTCCAAGTCAGCGTCTGGGGCGAACTCTGGTGGCCCCCAATTGTAGGAGGAGTGGTCTGAGGGGATGTCTCCTTCCGAACGGTCTAGCTTGCCTCTTTTCAGCTCCGTTACGGGTGGTGCCTTTTCTTTGTTGACGCACCGATGAGTGTGGCAACTTCCCCGGTGAGAGTATCCCCAAGGGTACTCATCTGAGTGGTCCGCTTGCCAATAGGTTGCCCCTCCGTCTGCCCCTTCGTCTGCCCCTTCGTCTGCCCCTCCGTCTGCCCCTTCGTTTACCCCTTCGTCTGCCCCTCCGTCTGCCCCTCCGTCTGCCCCTCCGTCTGCCCCTTCGTCTGCCCCTCCGTCTGCCCCTTCGTTTACCCCTCCGTCTGCCCCTTCGTCTGCCCCTCCGGAGAGCCCTCCGAGGAGGTCCCCCAGGGGAGGGGAGTACCCCGCGAAGATGCCCCTTCTGTGGAAAATTAAAGTTTGGCGCGAatgcaaaaaggaatacaAATGCTTGAGGCAATAATTGACGTTTACAAAGTAATTAAGGAAAGAGTCAGAGGGGGGGTTACGTGTTCGTTGGTATTTAACCAAGGAGGTGAATATCTGCAGTTCCTTCTTGGCCAGGGCTAGGTGGTCCCTCTGCGTAGGAATGGGAGTATCCTCCTCAGGGCAAGCACAAGCAGCACAGGTGGTTGCACTctcgggggggaagtgacGACCGAAACAGGGCAAGCAAACGAAGGGGCGCAAATGAATCAAATTagtgaaagtgaaaaaacaGGACATGCACATGGGTTTGATTGCAAAGATGGagggaattattttttttaatttccccatttgggtgtCCTCCGCACAGAGGATGCAGTTCGCGGTGGGCTGGCCCCGCAGGCAGGTCTGCCAGCAGTCGCCGCCGCAACTGGTTGGTTctctctgcgggggggtgTCCTTTCCCAGGAAGGCGCTGCTGAATGGGAAGTTGCTCTCGAGGGGATTTTTCCAGTCGGCGTGTTTCCAGTCGGCGTGGGGCTCTGGGCTGGGACTCCACCGGCGAGAGTTGCCTCGGTGAGGGGGTGAAGTCCACTGCGCATCGGCTGTCTCGCGTTTCCTCCTCGTCTTCTTCGCCTCCCTCGCAGTAGTGCCCCTCCTCCagtgatccttttttttccccctcgtcgGTGCGCGTTCGCTCTGGTCGGTGTCTGAGCCTGCGTGGTTTGTCCTTTCGAGGCGTTTGCTCAGCCTGCAGGGAtgtttccttcccttttgccttcgtttttgcttttcctttttggccCTGCTTGTGAAATGGGCGGAGGAGCCGCTGCCCGTGTTGGAGGAGCAGGAGGGTGAGGAGAGCCCCCCATAGTCCTTGCCCCGTAGAGATTCCTCCCCCGAAGAGAAGAGCAAGTCTTCCGCACCCGACTTGGAAGAGTCGCTCGACAAAATGCCGTGTCTATCGTTGAGGATTTTCCTCAGCAGGGCGTATTTCTCCGGCATGGCGGTACTTGGGGGGAGCTACACATGTGAAAGTCTTTTTCAGTTGGGTCCCCACACGGCTGCTTCTAACCTCCACAGTTGGGggttaattgtttttttttttttttttttttttttttttttttttgcaacccCTGGGGAGACTCCTCCTGGTGAGGTGAAGAAAACTCGGGGAGACATCCCCAGGGGGTGTGTACTCACAAGAGAGACGCTTTCccgttagcaaaaaaaagaaaatacaaaagggggaggaatgGCATAGTGGCAGGGCGGCGGAGTGCCAAAACGGACGAgcaacattttatataaaaaaataaaaataaaacgaacgCAGCACACACCACAGCGTTAgttaagcaaaatggggaggggaaaaaaaaaaagaagaccaCTTGTGCTGTCTCACACTTCCCATGCTTGTGAGGCTACTTAACAAACGCGGGGGACGCATGCAGTGCCTTGGCGCGGAGCCTCTTCGGTGCACCCGCATGCGCAACAGGCGTTCGCAACAGGCGTTCGCAACAGGCGTTCGCAACAGGCGTTCACAACAGACGTTCGCAACAGGTCGGCTCTTCTCTcctcccattttgcgtttcgcacaaaaaaaaaaaaaaaaaagttaaaatggCAATCCTTTCAACAgtttaaagttttttttttttttttcacgcccTTTTAAAACATGCTACggtgatttaaaaaaaaaaaaagaaaaaaaaaaaaaaaaaaaactataaaatgaagcaaaataaaatgaagcaaaataaaatgaagtaaaaatggACGTCCCGCACGAAACGCGCACACTGGGGGAATAAAATGGCATCAAGGGATGCATCGCGCGATTGTACTTCCACACCGCCCAGGTGGGACCGCTGCTCTGGGTAACGGGCGGGGCCCCCACTTGGCTCAGGACTTTAAGAGCAGCTTGACTCCAAACTTGGTGCTGTCCGGGAGGGACATTTTGCTGACGTCGACCTGTGGGGATTGGCGGTGTGGTTAGGGGGTTATTAGCGGTGTGGTTATACGGATGATTGGCCACTGAGCCGCTGCTACTTCTTAGCAGCTGATTGACCCCTAGCCGCGGTGGAGCCACCCTACCTGGGAGCCCAGCGAGACGGACACAAACTCGTTGTACTTGTGCGTGAGGGACACGGCGACCCTCGTGTCGTTGCTAATTTTGGTTTTCACGGCGGTGCTCTTATCGTTGAGGTACCAAATGGACGCCACGTTTAttgtagattttttttctatgatATTCTGAATGAGCTCGATGCTCACTGCGTTATCGTTTAGGCTTTTGTTTTGAAAGAACAGATTGACCGCCAGACTTCCGTAGGCGTGCTTGTTGGTGGGGAtgctgcaaaagggggggagcagccgACCAGTGAAGCAGCCGAATCGGATGGATGAGCGGTAGGAACGAAGTGGGGAGCGAGTGGAGAGCGAAACGGGGCAGCCATCCCATAAGAACACCCCACTGATACGTGTTAGGGGCGCGAACCCACCACGCAACTTACGAtcgaaaggagaaaatatattGGCTGTCAAAGTTACTCTTGGTGTAGGAGCCTCCAAGTGAGTACTGCAGGTTCTTCACGTCTAGGTTGCCCTGCAGCTGGCCTGTGGGGAAAACGCGGCGAGGGTTACGCGGTGAGGAGAAGCGCACCGTAGGGACTACTCGGCGGGGGTTACGCGGTGGGGGTTACGCGGTGGGGGTTACGCGGCGAGGTTTACGCGGCGAGGCCTACTTCCTCCACCCCGCGCTGGCCACGGAGGGCGGTCCGCTCACCTCCAAACTTAAATTCGGGGAACTTGGGGTGCGAACCCACGTGGacgtatttaaaaaagagatTCTTAACGTTGACGGAGGAAAAGACATTCATGTGCGGCGACGCGTATTCGCTATACACCTCGAAGGTGTCGTCTTCCTTTCCATTGCTCTTCGTGTACTTCCCACAGAGGTGCAGGTTTTTCACGTACGCGGGCTGCGCGGAAGTAAAGCGGCATGGGGGGACGCGGCATGAGGGGAAGCGTGTTAGCAGTTGTAGCAGGGGTAGCAGACCGCGTGTGTGTGGTGCGCCACCTGTCGATGCCGCGCTCGGGCTGCGCTCGTTCTACCTGGTACTTGACGTCCAGCAGACTTATCCCCGAGGCGTCgaatttaatttcatttttcgtgTCGTAAATgcttttcttcaaattggtgTAGATCGTGTAGGTGTTGTTGGCGAAGGTGAATCCGCTCTTCAGGAACTGAGATGAAGGAGCGGTGAAGAGgcggtggtgaagcggttaagAAGCGACGGGTTAGGTCACTCGCATCTAGCTGCTCCCCTAGCTGCGCCCCTAGCTGTGCCCCTAGCCGCTCCGCCCTACCGGCTGCTTCGAAACGCTCGTGTGCTCCAACTCAAATTTGTTCGCGTGGGGAAAGTCATTTTTGATCAagtctgcgggggggggggggggagtgtGTTTAGGTGCACGGAGGGATGAGTGTGCTTCGCCAGGTTCGCTTCGCTATGTTCGCTTCGCTATGTTCGCTTCGCTATGTTTGCTTCGCATGTTCGCTCCCCCTGGCAACGGGAAAGACCAAATGGAGAGCGGGGGAGGGGTCGCTACCTAGTGAGGGCTTATTCAGCAGCTTGGGGAAATCCATGGTGGGTTACAAAACGGGTTCAGCGCGAGTGTGTGGGGGCGTAGAGAGATATATGGGGATGTCAAGCCAGGCCGGGCTCCTATGCACCTGCAATGTTACTGGGCATACCTAGGGGcatacaattttttgcttaatcTGCTGTGCGCCGTTGTGAGCTCTGCTTCTTGGCTCAatcgttcgttttttttttttttttttttttgaagtgaGGGGAGAAAACTACGACGATGCAGCGGTGCTCTTCTCAATTTTCTACCGATGGGGGATACAAATGTAGGTTCGTTTGCTGCTCGACTTGCGACATTCTGCATTTGATCGcgctgcgttttttttttttttaaatgctttTCCGGAGTGAGGGGGTACCGCATAGGTGTTTGCTTCGCATCAACATCCGGTTTGCTTCGCTTTCGCTTCTCACGGCGATcctttcgattttttttttttcctggtaCCCCGCCGAGTCGGCCACGCGCAGGAAATTTCGGCGCCCCCGGTGTGCCTTACGATGTACACGCAGGCGCCCTTTGCAGCGTCCCCCGCTGTGTAACTTCGCGACGAGCATGTGTATGTGGGGGTGATGGAACAGATGGCAGTGCTGGAAGAGCTACACCCGCGTCAACCGCGTCAACCGCGTCAACATCTttaaccgcttcacctgcTTCGCCTCCCTTGAGCTAGCCGTTCTTCCCCACGCCGCTGCCCCCGCGTCAGCGGTGCAGAACAGAGCCAGCCCCGCCCCTACACCCTCTTtcaaggggaggaagaacacCCAAGGGGGAATTAACAAGGGAGCAGTCGGACGTAGCCAGCAGGGCGAGtttccaaaaagggagaaaagaaaaaaaaaaaaaaaaaaaaaaaggcacgtTCCAAATGGGTAGCATTCCACGGTGTGACACAGTGATGGGTGGTTTACCTTctcttttcttcccatttcgtctcttttttttttttttttttttccacttccaaGCGGCAGGGAAGGAACCCCCGCGTGCCGCTtagccgcttaaccgcttaaccgcacAGGTTGCGCCCTCCCGGGTGATGCCTCCACAGAATGCACTCCACTCTGCCACTTGCACAAGCTTAAACTAGTTGAGCCGCGCGCGAAATGATCTCTGGGCATACTTAACACTTTACCATTGTGGCAGCAGagctggggggggaaagcacagggaattactaaaaaaaaggaattttttttttttttttttttttttcgttcatttcccatttgggtTAAGTTCGCGTCGTGCGGGCGGAGTGTGACAACCCCATGCGGGAGCGGCCCTCACAGTTGGCCCGGGCAGTTCTCACCCCGGGCTTCTGCGGCGATTTCGATGTGGCTCCTCCCATGTGATGCTTCCCATTTCGCACATCCCACTTCACCCTTTGCGTTCTTCCCCCTGACGTGTGTTAAACGCACGCGAGGAGGGACCCATTCTCCACGCGATAAGGcagaagaagggggaggtGACCCTGCAGGTACCTCACTCGCAGAGCGACAGGCGGCGTGCCACTGGGCAGGCAGCGCGACAAATCTTTTCTCATCACCGCATAGCGGTATAGAGGCCGCCCCGTAGAGCTGCCCGAAGGAGAAGCACCTTCCTTTTGAGGGCCGAAGCTCCACCCCCCCCAGTGGATGGCGCCATGGAGGACATCCTCAATGAGATAATTTCGCTGAGTGAGAagaagcggggggggaagtcggGCAGCCAAACGGAGATCAGCCAAGCGGAGATCAGCCAAGCGGAGATCAGCGGGGGGACCCATCACGGGGGTACGACGCTTCACCGGGGAAAGGCCCCCAAAAGGTGGAAGACGCAGG carries:
- a CDS encoding hypothetical protein, conserved (encoded by transcript PVX_084940A); amino-acid sequence: MDFPKLLNKPSLDLIKNDFPHANKFELEHTSVSKQPFLKSGFTFANNTYTIYTNLKKSIYDTKNEIKFDASGISLLDVKYQPAYVKNLHLCGKYTKSNGKEDDTFEVYSEYASPHMNVFSSVNVKNLFFKYVHVGSHPKFPEFKFGGQLQGNLDVKNLQYSLGGSYTKSNFDSQYIFSFRSIPTNKHAYGSLAVNLFFQNKSLNDNAVSIELIQNIIEKKSTINVASIWYLNDKSTAVKTKISNDTRVAVSLTHKYNEFVSVSLGSQVDVSKMSLPDSTKFGVKLLLKS
- a CDS encoding hypothetical protein, conserved (encoded by transcript PVX_084935A) → MPEKYALLRKILNDRHGILSSDSSKSGAEDLLFSSGEESLRGKDYGGLSSPSCSSNTGSGSSAHFTSRAKKEKQKRRQKGRKHPCRLSKRLERTNHAGSDTDQSERAPTRGKKKDHWRRGTTAREAKKTRRKRETADAQWTSPPHRGNSRRWSPSPEPHADWKHADWKNPLESNFPFSSAFLGKDTPPQREPTSCGGDCWQTCLRGQPTANCILCAEDTQMGKLKKIIPSIFAIKPMCMSCFFTFTNLIHLRPFVCLPCFGRHFPPESATTCAACACPEEDTPIPTQRDHLALAKKELQIFTSLVKYQRTRNPPSDSFLNYFVNVNYCLKHLYSFLHSRQTLIFHRRGIFAGYSPPLGDLLGGLSGGADEGADGGVNEGADGGADEGADGGADGGADGGADEGVNEGADGGADEGADEGADGGATYWQADHSDEYPWGYSHRGSCHTHRCVNKEKAPPVTELKRGKLDRSEGDIPSDHSSYNWGPPEFAPDADLETPDVSDCPQEVRPSGGAPGKGKEWEEVEEEEEEEEEELNEEVEEEEEVKEVEEEEVKEEVNEEVEEEEEVKEVEEEEVKEEVNEEVEEEEEVKEEVEEEEEKDEVTEVKEVEEEVNEEVEEEEEVKEEEEKEEVTEVKEEEPKESHKAGEGDEAGPAECRKGQREEGQTEKQEQHGEEEGPAEGTVEMVEVEEDTSAVEEARQGGVEAGPEGGEASGGRSPPAGEPATGEAQKGAEVEITDVGMSGVEMSGAPPPEEATTKCTDIIRKVLSKNEEEQKLNAENQKEEEAARTFSQAIIYSLLQLRGGKMESSFDQLKRYEINLKEADLNKTAAYQEVQTIRRRFRLHYGSTPTQTGINEGVYTRDKQLRRAQILLENKISGFEKLANVKEAYRITDEVRLQLEEVLSRGGAEGDLRKGTPLAIKNYLKNGGPVRREEDTHNISSRGRTNGELLNLHTKYNHFRSDVQALIKMMTLLHSQVSNRKGPPTEEDTKGTLNEVKMFAYDREVKKIIRKLGSPAKEGVSTRSRKGRATSIRGSGRGGGSGRGGGSGRGGGSGRGGGSGRGGGRRSRGAASPSSVSSTAASPPPMVLILDIKRKNLEKFLLHNDRFEVIDRHTVLYLREGYRFDHIFINYIFCKGLMSSVVCRYVQQFVGQHNVALFNFSLTCARKKKMSFLSSFADRFGDAAGRGSPGARLVERSEARLEVRGKLRDAQGACKRGWAKKGGDTNDPNAHQRGDDKFKCPNHDVETCPNKSKKKRIKKKGTCGDDHTNGAHGKQRGSNARGKRTILNKIVNELKKKTNETYADGTYSLTLHSYAQRGAARLYNIGRSVFSQGGEEHTEDPHTGDAHKGDPHTGDAHTEDLYMEDPHTEDPHTEDPHTGDLHTEDPHTGDLHTEDPHTGDLHTEDPHTDAPTQGRHTLSAPYSHFIDLKKNTNIRRLINYKAMNKYKRHTIIFLIKLELSPRGGGNERRGDKRSDHKRIFHFALVDINIPIFDVMKRKKNKINYITEFKNKKNFENIFVNYIQSHLLMNPPPMASASNKIVKFLFRNNPHMCFFLHMDDDFLFSNTVPFSSCPASLTEGGPQSVSQDEQRADEEKANNLIILQLLYIYYWCTVCECGELEDVGN